From the Verrucomicrobiota bacterium genome, one window contains:
- a CDS encoding DUF721 domain-containing protein, with the protein MKPALRQKVLEEWRGLPQPGPKADRLTTVGSVLTSLAPKLGLGERLLEEEIVAAWAETVGSFFAAHSRPAKLHQGVLIVQVLQPTVLFELERRCKPIILAKLRERFGGRKIQAIRFKVG; encoded by the coding sequence ATGAAGCCGGCACTTCGACAGAAGGTCTTGGAAGAATGGCGAGGCTTGCCGCAGCCCGGACCCAAAGCCGACCGTCTCACCACCGTAGGGTCGGTGCTCACCTCGCTCGCGCCCAAACTCGGCTTGGGGGAGCGCTTGCTCGAAGAAGAGATCGTTGCTGCCTGGGCCGAAACCGTCGGATCATTCTTCGCCGCCCATTCGCGCCCGGCAAAATTGCACCAGGGCGTCCTCATCGTACAGGTGCTGCAGCCGACGGTCCTGTTTGAACTGGAGCGTCGCTGTAAGCCGATCATCCTGGCGAAGCTGCGCGAACGCTTCGGCGGCAGAAAGATTCAGGCGATTCGCTTCAAGGTAGGCTAG
- the yajC gene encoding preprotein translocase subunit YajC: MTATILFLAQQAAPAGSPPQPNMLTSFLPFVFMIVIFYFLLIRPQQKRQKEHQRLLSSLKTGDKVVTSAGIHGLIANVKDSTVLLKVADNVKIEVDKSAISNVTRPTEAAKPAV, encoded by the coding sequence ATGACCGCCACCATTTTATTTCTCGCCCAGCAAGCCGCACCAGCCGGGTCGCCGCCCCAGCCCAACATGCTCACGAGCTTTCTCCCGTTCGTGTTCATGATCGTCATCTTCTACTTTCTGCTGATTCGTCCCCAGCAGAAACGTCAGAAAGAACACCAACGGCTGCTCAGCTCCCTTAAGACCGGCGACAAGGTGGTGACCTCGGCGGGGATCCACGGCTTGATCGCGAACGTGAAGGACAGCACGGTACTGCTCAAGGTCGCCGACAACGTCAAGATTGAAGTAGACAAGAGCGCAATTTCCAACGTTACGCGCCCCACGGAAGCCGCTAAGCCGGCGGTGTAG